In the genome of Candidatus Deferrimicrobiaceae bacterium, the window GCGTTCGCGAACAACAAGCGTATGAAAACCGCTCCCCCCAAGTCAAGCCGTTTCGGCGGGAGAGAACCCTTGCTCATGAGTGCTCGATCTGGAACTGCTCGACGTGGAACTTCTCGGAAGCGGAGATGTTCACCTTCATCCCGAACCGGGTCTCGAGCATCTCGATGAACCGGCGGTGCTCGCCGAACATCTCCTCCGCCAGCGCCGGGTGCACGTACAGGGAGACCTGTTTCCCCGACAGGATGGGGGACTGGCGCTCGAGGGAGCGAAAGATCTCATAGCAGATCGTCTTCTTCGACTTGATGATCCCTTCCCCGGAGCAGTAGGGGCATTCCTCCGAAAGCGACCGGACGAGGCTCTCCCGCACGCGTTTGCGCGTCATCTCCACGAGGCCGAGCTCGGATATCTTGCAGATGGTCGTCTTGCTCCTGTCGGCGCGCAGGGCATCGATGAGCGCCTGGTACACCTTCTCCCGGTTCTCCTCGTTCTTCATGTCGATGAAATCGATGATGATGATCCCGCCGATGTTGCGCAGCCGGAGCTGGTAGACGATCTCCTTCACCGCCTCGAGGTTGATCTTGACGGTCGTCTCCTCGAGGGAGGAGCGGCCCACGTACTTTCCCGTGTTGACGTCGATGACGGTGAGCGCCTCGGTCTGCTCGATCACGATGGTGCCGCCGCTCTTCAGCCACACCTTCTTGTCGAGAGCCCGGGCAAGCTCGATCTCGATGCCGTAATGCTCGAAGATCGGTTGCTGCCCCGGATAGAGCTCGATCCGATCCCGCAGGCGGGGAAAGAACTGCGAGGCGAAGTCCTGGATGCGGACGTATTCCTCCTCCGAATCGACGACGATCCGGTCCATGTCCGCGGTGAACAGGTCGCGCACGGCCCGGAGGGAGAGGGAGAGCTCCCGGTGGATGAGAGCGGGGGCGCTTACCGACTCGCTCTTCTTCCGGATCGTGTCCCAGTGACGGACCAGATAATCCATGTCCGTCTTCAGTTCGCCTTCCGTTTTTCCTTCCGCTGCGGTGCGGACGATGGACCCCATCCCGTCCAGGCGGATGTTTTCCACGATCGCATGGAGCCTCTCCCGTTCCTCCGGGTCCTCGATCCTGCGGGAGATGCCGATGTGCCCGGACCAGGTGAGGAGGACGAGATACCTGCCGGGGAGGGTGATGTGGCTGGTGATCCGCGCCCCCTTGGTTCCCAGCGGTTCCTTGGCCACCTGCACGATGAGATGCTGCCCCTCGCGGATCAACCCCTCGATCGGGGGGATGTACTGCTCCTGCGGATACCGCGCCGCGTGGACATCGATTTCCTGCGCGAAGTCCTCGTCCCCGTTTTCGTCGGAGTCGAAACTGATCTCCGGCGTGACGAAATCGCCGGCGTACAGGAAGCCCGCCTTCTCCATGCCGATGTCCACGAAGGCGGCCTGCATCCCCGGGAGCACCCGGATGACCCTCCCCTTGTAGATATTGCCGATGATGTTCCTGTCGTCGCCGCGCTCGAGGAGGAACTCGACGAGGATGCCGGACTCGAGCGTCGCGACACGCGTCTCGTACGGTGCGGAGTTGATGACGATGAGTTTGTTTCCTTTTTGCACCTTATCCCTTCCGGCGCGGGACGAGTTCGGCCGACAGTTTCTTCGCCGAGAACCGGTCGGGGGGAAACGAAGACCCCAGAATTGTCCCGGCGGCGTCGAGCGGCCGGGCGCCTTTCCCGGTTCCATGCACGATTGTAATGAAGAAACCGTCCCCGTTCACCAGGAAATTACTGACCAGGGTTTTCAGGTCGATCTCGGATCTGCTCCCTTCCCTTGTTACGGTCATCGGGAATTCCCGGGAGTCGAGGAAAGACCGCCACGCCGCCTCCGCACGTTCCGGCGTGATCTCCACCGGCATCCCGTGCGGTGGGATCGGGAGGATGGCGTAGCGGCAGGACAGGTCGAACTCGGAGATCCGCGGGGCTCCCGGGGGCACCTGCCGGGCTTCCCTCACGGCAATGCCGGGGGGGAGGAAGGGGGGGAGCTTCCTTTCGATATCGGCCGGCGGGACGGGAGGGAAGAACTCCGCCTCCACGAACTCCGCGAGGCTCTCCGTGCCGACGGGGAGGGCATGCGAAAAGGAAAGCCGGGGGGCGGGGTTGTACCCCTGGCTGTAGGCGACGGGGAAGCCGGCCCGCCGCAGGGAGCGACCCCAGAGGGACTGGACCTCCAGTCCGCTCAGGTACCTGGCCGGCCCCTCCTTGGCGTACCGGATGCGCACGATATGACGGAAACCGCCCTCCCTGGCGGGGGCTTGTTCCGGCGCCGGCGGATGCGCTTCCCCCCGGTCGACCCGACCCGTCCCGGCGGAGTAGGTGACGTTGGACAGGCCCGGGGGGCATGCGCCGCACGCCGAGCAGATTTCCGTGCGGCAGTCGGGTGTCGTCTCCCCCGAGCGCATTCTCTCCCGCTCGGACAGCAGGAACGCCCGCTCGATCCCGGCATCCACCATATCCCAGGGCAGCGGATCGGCCGGGTCCCGTTCCCTGAGGTACCCGGCGGGGTCGATCCCCGCCTCCCGGAAGGCCTCGCGCCACGCTTCGGGGCGGAATTCCTCGGTCCACGCATCGAACCTCGCTCCGCGTCGATAGGCGCCGAGGATCACCGCCCCGAGGCGCGCATCTCCGCGCGAAAAGGCACCCTCCAGTTCCGAAATCTCCGGCGAGTGGAACTTGACTTCGACGTTCCGGTCCCGCCGGACCGCCGCGCGGATGATCCCCACGCGCTCCTTGATCTCCCCGCTTCCGATCTGACGTTCCCACTGGAACGGAGTGTGGGGCTTCGGGACGAAGGAGGACACGCTCGCGGTCACGGTGTTCCGCTTCCCGTGGCGGCGGGCGATTGCGGAAACCTTCCTGACCAGGTCGCCGATCGCCCGCACGTCGTCCGCCGTCTCCCCCGGGAGCCCCACCATGAAGTAGAGTTTGAGCGTCTGCCACCCGTTGGCGAAAATCCACTCGGCGGAGCGCAGGAGGTCTCCTTCGTCCATCTCCTTGTTGATCGCCCGGCGCAGCCTTTCCGTTCCGGCCTCCGGGGCGAGGGTGAAGCCGGTCTTCCGGACCTTGCGGATCTGGCGCACGGTGTTCTCCCGGAGTGCGTCCAGCCGAAGGGACGGGAGGGATACGGAGATTCTCTCGGGGGAGAGGGTCTCCATGGCGTCGGAGATCAGCCGGTCGATGCAGCCGTAGTCCGCGGCCGAGAGCGAGAGCAGGCCGACCTCGTCGAATCCGGTCTTCGGCGCGGTCTCCTGCAGATAGCGCAGCAGGAGCAGCGGATCCCTCTCCCGAACGGGCCGGTAGACGTACCCCGCCTGGCAGAACCGGCAGCCGCGGGTGCACCCGCGGGAGATCTCGACGCTCAGGCGGTCGTGGACGACACGCATCGCCGGCAGGATGGGGGAGGGGAGGAGGGGCGACAGGGAAAGGTCGGGAAGAACCCTCCGGGAAACGGCCGCGGAAATCCCCGGAACGTAGACCCCTTCGATCCCCGACAGCTCCCGGAGCAGTGCGTCCCGCTTTCCACCGCTCCTTTTCCGATCCTCCACACGGTCGATGATCTCCAGGATCGCCTCCTCACCGTCGCCGACCAAAAGGGCGTCGAAGAACTCCGCCACGGGCGCCGGGTTGAGGGTGCAGACGCCTCCCCCCAGGACGAGCGGGTCGGTCTCCCTGCGGTTCGCGCCAAGGAGGGGGATCCCGGCCAGGTCGAGCATGGAGAGCACGTTCGTGTAGGTCAGTTCGTAGGTCAAGGAGAACCCGAGCACGTCGAAATCCCCGGCGGGCTTCCCGGATTCGAGCGAGACGAGGGGGGACCCCGTGGCCCGCAGATGCTCCTCCATATCCCTCCAGGGGGCGAACACCCGCTCACAGAGCGTTTTCCGCCGCGCGTTCAAAATTTCGTAGAGGAGGAGGATGCCCAGATGCGACATCCCGATCTCGTAGACGTCCGGGAAACCGAGGAGGACACGGGTTTCCGCCTCTTCCCAAGGGCGGAGCGGGGGTCTTACCTCGGCGCCGCTGTACCGCGACGGTTTCTTCACGGAAGGAGGAATGTTTCTCATTTTCTTGCGTTTCCATTATGTTTTTGAAAAATCAACTCATTCACGTTACATTATCCAGATGATGATCTCGTACCTGGGATTCGCGTAGTGCGCCTCCTGTGGAGCTATGGGGCCGAATCTTCGTTTCGCCCGGAGGAGTTCTTCGGCCGCGAGGAGGAACTGACCGCGCTGCTGCGAGTGTGCCTCGAAGGCAAGTCCGGCATCGGTTCCTCGGTCCTCATCTACGGCCCTCCGAACATCGGAAAATCGTCCCTCC includes:
- a CDS encoding Rne/Rng family ribonuclease, encoding MQKGNKLIVINSAPYETRVATLESGILVEFLLERGDDRNIIGNIYKGRVIRVLPGMQAAFVDIGMEKAGFLYAGDFVTPEISFDSDENGDEDFAQEIDVHAARYPQEQYIPPIEGLIREGQHLIVQVAKEPLGTKGARITSHITLPGRYLVLLTWSGHIGISRRIEDPEERERLHAIVENIRLDGMGSIVRTAAEGKTEGELKTDMDYLVRHWDTIRKKSESVSAPALIHRELSLSLRAVRDLFTADMDRIVVDSEEEYVRIQDFASQFFPRLRDRIELYPGQQPIFEHYGIEIELARALDKKVWLKSGGTIVIEQTEALTVIDVNTGKYVGRSSLEETTVKINLEAVKEIVYQLRLRNIGGIIIIDFIDMKNEENREKVYQALIDALRADRSKTTICKISELGLVEMTRKRVRESLVRSLSEECPYCSGEGIIKSKKTICYEIFRSLERQSPILSGKQVSLYVHPALAEEMFGEHRRFIEMLETRFGMKVNISASEKFHVEQFQIEHS
- a CDS encoding TIGR03960 family B12-binding radical SAM protein — encoded protein: MKKPSRYSGAEVRPPLRPWEEAETRVLLGFPDVYEIGMSHLGILLLYEILNARRKTLCERVFAPWRDMEEHLRATGSPLVSLESGKPAGDFDVLGFSLTYELTYTNVLSMLDLAGIPLLGANRRETDPLVLGGGVCTLNPAPVAEFFDALLVGDGEEAILEIIDRVEDRKRSGGKRDALLRELSGIEGVYVPGISAAVSRRVLPDLSLSPLLPSPILPAMRVVHDRLSVEISRGCTRGCRFCQAGYVYRPVRERDPLLLLRYLQETAPKTGFDEVGLLSLSAADYGCIDRLISDAMETLSPERISVSLPSLRLDALRENTVRQIRKVRKTGFTLAPEAGTERLRRAINKEMDEGDLLRSAEWIFANGWQTLKLYFMVGLPGETADDVRAIGDLVRKVSAIARRHGKRNTVTASVSSFVPKPHTPFQWERQIGSGEIKERVGIIRAAVRRDRNVEVKFHSPEISELEGAFSRGDARLGAVILGAYRRGARFDAWTEEFRPEAWREAFREAGIDPAGYLRERDPADPLPWDMVDAGIERAFLLSERERMRSGETTPDCRTEICSACGACPPGLSNVTYSAGTGRVDRGEAHPPAPEQAPAREGGFRHIVRIRYAKEGPARYLSGLEVQSLWGRSLRRAGFPVAYSQGYNPAPRLSFSHALPVGTESLAEFVEAEFFPPVPPADIERKLPPFLPPGIAVREARQVPPGAPRISEFDLSCRYAILPIPPHGMPVEITPERAEAAWRSFLDSREFPMTVTREGSRSEIDLKTLVSNFLVNGDGFFITIVHGTGKGARPLDAAGTILGSSFPPDRFSAKKLSAELVPRRKG